CCTTGGCGTTCGTAATCCACAGCTTGCGGCCATTAATGACGTATTCATTACCGCGCAATTCGGCGCGAGTCTGCATGGCAAACGCGTCCGAACCTGAACCGGCTTCGCTCAGCGCATACGCACCCACGGTATTGGCTGCCATGCGCGGGAGGTAGCGACGCTTCTGGTCCTCATTCCCCCAGCGAAGAAGTGCATTGTTCACGAGTGTGTTCTGCACATCAACGAGCACCCCTGCTGAGGGATCAACGCGCGAGATCTCCTCCACCGCAAGAATGGCTTCGAAAAAACTGCCGGCGCCTCCGCCATACTGCTCAGGAATCTCGATGCCCATTAGTCCAAGCTGAAAGAACTGCTCGATCAGTCCATGATCGAAGACCTGCTTCTCATCCATCTCCCGCACCAGCGGACGCAGCTTCTCTTCCGCGAACTGGCGTACGTTGTCCCGAAATAGGACTTCGTCCTCGGTGAGGTTAGTAAGAGGCGCAGGCGGGGCTGTGGCTTCGATCACTGCTTCAGACATTCTGATTACTCCGAAAGCTGGGCAAACAAGTGATTTTAGCATTACGCGAAACCGGTTTAGGTGAGAGATACCGGTGAGCGGACTCGCGTTCAGAGAAGGGTTCTAGCAATCATGGAGTCACTAAATTGCAAAGCCCCGGCGAGGGCAGCCGGAACCACGCAAGCAGCAAGACTACGTTATTTCGCTGTAGAAAGGAGCCCAGGCTTACGCCACACGATCCGCAACTTCTCGCCGTCGAGAATCTTCTGCATTTGTCCGCGGGCGTAGTTGGACCAGGCGCCTACGGGATCCATGCGCACATACGCGCGCCAGTGAGCCAGAGCCTTGCGCGGCTTGCGGAGACGCTCGTACGCAAGCGCCAGGTTGTAGTGCGCGTCAGCGTAGTTAGGAGCGATGGCAATAGCGGAGCGATATGCCTCCACGGCTTCGCTCAGCCTGCCGGTCTCGTCGAGGACATTGCCGAGATCGAAGAACCCCAGCGCGTATCGCGGATCGATCTCTACTGCGCGGCGATACTGGTTCTCGGCTTCCCGGTAATTTTGCTGGTTGTAATAGATCGTTCCCAAATTGATACAGGCTGCCGCGTGCTTGGCATCGAGTTCCAGAACTCGCCGATAGGCGGCAATGGCTTCCTGCTGTCGTGCTGGATTCTCCTCGATCGCAACCGCGGCCACAAAGAGTTCAGCGGCCGTCTGAGCTACTCGCGGCTGCGCCGTTCGCGCTTCTACGATCTTCGGACGATCGAAAGCGAGAAAAAATTGGCCGGCGAGCGGATCAAGTTCACGTCCTTCGTGACGGAAGGTAATCCGTGAGCCATGCGAGAAGACACCTGCCTCAAGCAGCGGATTCTCCATTCCCGCAACTTGGCGCTGCATCGCATCGAGCGACGCTCGAATCATCGCGGGACGCATTTTCTTGGCACGAAGCTCGTTCAGCTTTTTGATTTGGAGAAGATCGTAAAAGGAATAACTCTCGGCTACGGCGATTAGTCCAGCACGCTCCCATCCCGCCAACTGGTGCGGACTGATGCGCAGCATGCGAATTACTTCAGCTCGAAGATATCGTTCCACGGCTCCCGACTCGCCCACTCTGGCTCGGTTGAGGTTAGTTTAACGCCAACGTTTCCGGTCAAACGGTTCGCCTTCTTTTCACTCTGATTATGAGAAGGCGAAAGTTAAATATCAAGTGAAAAATCAGAGGGTTACCCGGGAAGTATGAGGAAAACATGGTCCCAATCTTGCGAGTACAGAGGAACGGCAACAGATTGAGCAGAAGTTGGCGAGACGGCCAACGCGCTGGTGCAGATCGTACGACTGGGTCGCGACTCAGGGACGCCTCATGCGACGACCGACACGCTACCCGCCCCGATGTTCCCGCTGCCTACACACTTTTCGTCCCACTTACGCTGTCTTGGTTTTGCCCTTAGGCCGCTTCTGCCGCCTGAGGTCTTCCTCTGAATACATCGTGCCGCGGCAATTCTTCGATCCACAAAAACACGGCGCCGGATCGTCCTCCGCTCCGTCGTAGAGCATGTAGTCGTAAGTAAGCTCTTCTCCGGCTTCGATGTCGCGGATGGCGATGATCCAGACGTGCCCGTCTGCCTCATCGGTCTCGCAATTGGGATCGCAGGAGTGATTGATGAACATCGCCGTGCCATGCCCATCGATGATGCGTTTTCCGTCTCTCAAGCCAAACAAATAGGTAGTAGAACGGCCATCATAGATTTCATCGGCTTGCTCGGGCGAAATGAGTGGGCCGGTATACTCAACCACAAAGGTTCCTTTGCGGATTTTGGTCGTGGTGTAGCAACCGGCGGCGTGAATGTCGGAAGAACGAATGATGAGTCCCATGCAAGAGTGTCTGACTTGCGCGCGGTGTCCCGAGACGGCAGTATAACCAACGCTGTATTACCTGCTGATTGAGGATGCGACATGAAGGCCGCTGGTTACTCCGGCACTCCGCTTTACAAGAAGCTCGGCATCAAACCAGGACAGCGAGCGTGGTTCGCCGGGAATCCGTCGGGCTATGAAGACGAGCTGCGTAACATCGGCGACTTCAACAGAGTGCAGAAGCTCGGCAAGGAATTGGACTTCCTCCACTTCTTTACAGCGAGCCGGAAGACTCTAGCGACGGAAATCCCAAAGCTGCGCGACGCAATGAACGCCAACGGCATGCTCTGGATCTCCTGGCCTAAGAAGGCTGCCAAGCTTCCAACCGATCTGGATGAGAACATCGTTCGGGAGATCGGACTCAAAGCGGGACTCGTCGATGTAAAAGTCTGCGCCGTCGATGAAACATGGTCAGGACTGAAATTCGTGTTCCGGCTGAAGGACAGGTGAGTGACGAACAGGCCAGGCGCCATGGAACGGCAATGAAACTGTCCTCCCTCGAGCCACCGCGTGGTGGTTAATGAGCCCAAAACAACTCAAGGCGGCTTGGGGGATCTGCTGTTGTTTCGAACTGGAGAACAGCAGATCCCCCGCGCCGCCAGGCTATGCTTCGAGGTACAACCAAAGTCGACGCGGCGCGAGAGATGACAGTTTCCAAGGAGAATCCAGTCTCCCAGCCGCTCGAACCATGCAGAGAGGAAGTCTTTGATTTGCTGTACCACATGTTTCGCTTCCCAAAAACCGGCACGATAGAATTGGAGGCGAGGAACACTATGGAAACTGCAACCTTTGGCGCTGGATGCTTCTGGGGAGTTGAGGAATCATTTCGGCAAATACCGGGCGTTCTCGATACGGCTGTCGGCTATCTCGGAGGCCACATGCAGAGCCCCACGTACCAGGACGTCTGTACCGACGAGACCGGTCACGCCGAAGTAGTTCAGGTCACCTACGATCCGGCGAACGTTAGCTACGAGCAATTGCTGAACGCCTTCTGGGAGTCCCACGATCCCACAACCCTGAATCGGCAAGGACCCGATATTGGAACACAGTATCGCTCGGCGATCTTCTTTCACTCGCCAGAGCAGGAGAGGCTCGCTCGCGCGTCGAAAGAAAGGATGCAAGCCTCCGGGAAGTTTCGTCGGCCGATCGTGACTGAAATTACACCCGCTTCCACTTTTTATCGCGCCGAGGACTACCACCAGAAGTATCTGGCAAAGCGCGGAATGAGCCATTGTCACATTTAGCTTCTGAGCTTAGGGAAGGGCACCGCCTTCAGCCGTACCGCTAGAACAATCAGTTGATTTGTCGGCGTTAAGCAGCTCAGGAGCCTAGCAGCTAGAAGCTTTCTTATGAAACTCTACACTCCACGCGACGCCGCTCAAGTGCTTGGCATTAGCTATCCCGCGATCAAGCAGTGGATCTATCGCGGCAAGCTGAAGACGGCGCTCACTGCAGGCGGACACCATCGTGTTCCCGAATCGGAAATAGATAAATACCTCGCTTCCATTCGTAAGCATGGTGCCGTGCCGAAACGCCGCCAGACCTTTCGCCGCATCAGCGGACGCAACCAGCTCATCGGCAGAATTATGGATCTGAAGATTGAAGGACTCTTGGCCCAGGTAACGCTCGGCATTGGCGACCAGAAGATCACTTCCATCATCACCGCCGACGCAGCCCGGGAGATGCGCCTTGCCAAGGGCATGGTCGCAGCCGCATTGGTCAAATCCACCGAAGTCATGATTGTCCTTCCCGATTGACGTTTTTCGCCTCGCTCAGTCTTGTAGCAAGTCTTTCTTGCTCGCACTACAGCCGACTTTCCATTAGGTCTGTCATCCCTCGCGTCCGCCGCAGCGGACGCGGGGGACCTGCTGTTCTCATTGCTTACGATGCTCAACGCCAACGGCAGATCCCCCGCTCCGCATTGAACTCACTGATGTCCTCCACAACTTCGCGGCGGAGCGAGGGATGACAGTGCTGAGAAGAGGGAAATTACGCCCATTCCTAAAGCGCACTCAACAAACCTCGTCTAAGCGCTAATCGTATTGACGAATTGACTTAAATCGTCTGAAATCGTATAGATCACCCATCGAGACGATTGAAACTTCTTCTCACTCTTGCTTGGTTACTGTGTGGATCTCTTCCCGCATACGCACAGGAGGAGCTGACCATCGCTGCTGCCGCCGATCTGCAGCCGGTGATGAAAGAGATTGCGGCTCGGTTTGAAAAACAAACCGGAAGCAAAGTGAAGCTTGTCTTCGGATCGTCAGGCAACTTCTTTGCACAGCTTCAGAATGGTGCGCCCTTTGATGTTTTCCTGTCTGCCGACGTGGAGTATCCGAAGAAACTCGAAGCTGCAGGATTAACTGAGCCTGGATCGCTGTATGAGTACGCCACGGGGAGGATCGTGCTCTGGATTCCGAGCAATTCCAACATCGACGTCAATAAAGGCTTGGGCGTAGCCGCCGATCCCCAAATTCGCCGACTCGCAATTGCGAATCCGGCGCACGCTCCCTACGGCCGCGCCGCCGAAACCGCACTCAAGAATGCGGGGTTATGGCAACAGGTCTTGTCCAAACTAGTGCTTGGCGAAAACATCTCCCAAACCGCTCAGTTCGCCAATTCGGGCAATGCCGACGCCGCCATACTCGCGCTCTCCCTTGTGCTGGCTCCGGCCATGAAGGACAGAGGAAAGTACTTTGTCGTTCCTCAGGAAATGTATCCTCCGCTTCGGCAGGCGGCTGTCGTTATCAGAGCCTCTGGTCATAAAGCCGTTGCCTCACGCTTTATCGAGTTTCTGAAAGCTCCTGACACTCGCTCACTGTTCTCTCAATACGGATTCCAGGAGCCGGGGAAGGCGCGATGAACTGGTCTGCGATTTGTCTCAGCTTGCGCCTGGCGGCAACCGTGTGTGTTGTGCTGCTGTTGGTCGGCGCTCCCCTCGCTTATTGGATCGCGTTCTCGCACCGCCGGTGGAAATTTCTAGTCGAAGCCGTGGTTGCATTGCCGCTGGTTTTGCCACCGACTGTACTCGGCTACTACATGCTGGTGGCTCTTGGTCCGAGGAGTCCGCTGGGGAGCTTTGCCGAATCAGTACTGTCTACTCGGCTAACCTTCTCCTTCCCAGGACTGGTTATCGCATCGGTGCTCTATAGCCTCCCGTTCGCGGTTCAGCCGATGGCAAACGCATTTGGCTCGGTGGACCCCAGACTTCTCGACGCGGCAGCCGTGCTCGGAGCATCGAGGTGGCGCAGATTCCGCACGATCACTTTGCCGCTGGCCAAGGCCGGAGTAGTCACTGGAGCGGTCCTGAGCTTCGCGCACACGCTCGGAGAATTCGGAGTCGTGCTCATGGTCGGCGGCAACATTCCCGGCGTAACGCAGACGATTTCGATCGCGATCTACGATGAGGTTCAGGCGCTGGACTACGCGGTTGCCGCGCGTACATCGGCGCTGCTGCTGATTTTCTCCTTTGTGACTCTCGCGCTCGTGTACGCTCTAAATCGGCGAAGCTCCCTCTGGTGGTCGAGCGCGCGGAACGCTTGAACGTACTCACAGCAGAAATCCGACTAAAGCTATCGTCGTCGTTCCAACTCGACTGCGCCTTCGAGGTACCACCGGGCTTCAGCGTACTCTTTGGGCCTTCCGGAGCTGGGAAAACGTCAGTCCTCGACTGCATTGCCGGAATCAAGACGCCCGACGCGGGCAAAATCGCAATCGACGGCAACGCGATGTTCGACTCATCGCAGGATCTGAACCTCTGGCCCTCGCAACGCCGGCTGGCCTATGTGTTTCAAAGCCTCGCGTTATTTCCGCATCTGAGCGTTTCGGAAAACGTTGCTTATGGGTTGCGGCATGAACCAAAAAACGCCGCCACCGAACGGAGCCGCAAGATGCTGGCGCAATTTGGCATCGAGCAATTGCAAGCGCGCCGTCCGGGCGATCTCTCCGGAGGCGAGCGGCAGCGTGTGGCGCTGGCGCGCTCCCTGGTGACTGATCCACGCGTGCTTTTGCTCGACGAGCCGCTGGCGGCTTTGGATCGAACCACGCGAAAGAAGATCGTGGACGATCTGCGCGGTTGGAATGCAGCTCAAAAGGTCCCGATTCTCTATGTGACGCACTCTGTCCGAGAGGCCCTGGCGCTGGGTGAGCGCGTCCTGGTTATGGAGCACGGCCGCGTAGTCGCAAGCGGCGCTCCCTCGGAATTGCTGAATCCTGAAGACTGGGACTGATTCAATAAACGGAGCGCCGGGCGCCGCCGCCCGGCGAAGTGCGTCGATTGCGGCGTATCAGGTTGCTGAGAAACAATCATCCCGTCCCAGTGACTGTCATTCTGAGGCCCGGTTTTGGCTGAAGGATCTCCCGGAATATCTCACACTAGATTGGCGCGTCCTGGCTCTTTGGCAAGGAATTCTCGTGAGAGAGCCTCGAAATTGCAATTAAGACTGATGCGTCGCGGGAGATCCTTCGGCCCAAAACCCGGCCTCAGGATGACAGTTCGCAAAATGAATTCATCGCACGCAAACGTCATCCAACTTCACATGGAAGCATTTCAACCTGATGTGCTCGTTATCGGTGCCGGAGTAGCAGGCTTGGCGGCAGCCGGAAGGCTGTCGCAGGCTGGGCTTCGCGTTTTGGTTGTTGAAGCGCGCGACCGCATCGGTGGCCGCGTGCTCACGATTCATCCCGCCGGATTCGAAACGGCCGTCGAGCTTGGAGCGGAGTTCGTTCACGGGCGTCCGCCTGAGAGCTTCGAGTTAATCAAGAGCAGCGGGCTTCACGCGGTCAAAATCGAAGGCCGGCCCTT
This Terriglobales bacterium DNA region includes the following protein-coding sequences:
- a CDS encoding tetratricopeptide repeat protein codes for the protein MGESGAVERYLRAEVIRMLRISPHQLAGWERAGLIAVAESYSFYDLLQIKKLNELRAKKMRPAMIRASLDAMQRQVAGMENPLLEAGVFSHGSRITFRHEGRELDPLAGQFFLAFDRPKIVEARTAQPRVAQTAAELFVAAVAIEENPARQQEAIAAYRRVLELDAKHAAACINLGTIYYNQQNYREAENQYRRAVEIDPRYALGFFDLGNVLDETGRLSEAVEAYRSAIAIAPNYADAHYNLALAYERLRKPRKALAHWRAYVRMDPVGAWSNYARGQMQKILDGEKLRIVWRKPGLLSTAK
- a CDS encoding SET domain-containing protein-lysine N-methyltransferase; amino-acid sequence: MGLIIRSSDIHAAGCYTTTKIRKGTFVVEYTGPLISPEQADEIYDGRSTTYLFGLRDGKRIIDGHGTAMFINHSCDPNCETDEADGHVWIIAIRDIEAGEELTYDYMLYDGAEDDPAPCFCGSKNCRGTMYSEEDLRRQKRPKGKTKTA
- the msrA gene encoding peptide-methionine (S)-S-oxide reductase MsrA; the encoded protein is METATFGAGCFWGVEESFRQIPGVLDTAVGYLGGHMQSPTYQDVCTDETGHAEVVQVTYDPANVSYEQLLNAFWESHDPTTLNRQGPDIGTQYRSAIFFHSPEQERLARASKERMQASGKFRRPIVTEITPASTFYRAEDYHQKYLAKRGMSHCHI
- a CDS encoding helix-turn-helix domain-containing protein, whose protein sequence is MKLYTPRDAAQVLGISYPAIKQWIYRGKLKTALTAGGHHRVPESEIDKYLASIRKHGAVPKRRQTFRRISGRNQLIGRIMDLKIEGLLAQVTLGIGDQKITSIITADAAREMRLAKGMVAAALVKSTEVMIVLPD
- the modA gene encoding molybdate ABC transporter substrate-binding protein, which produces MKLLLTLAWLLCGSLPAYAQEELTIAAAADLQPVMKEIAARFEKQTGSKVKLVFGSSGNFFAQLQNGAPFDVFLSADVEYPKKLEAAGLTEPGSLYEYATGRIVLWIPSNSNIDVNKGLGVAADPQIRRLAIANPAHAPYGRAAETALKNAGLWQQVLSKLVLGENISQTAQFANSGNADAAILALSLVLAPAMKDRGKYFVVPQEMYPPLRQAAVVIRASGHKAVASRFIEFLKAPDTRSLFSQYGFQEPGKAR
- the modB gene encoding molybdate ABC transporter permease subunit, with product MNWSAICLSLRLAATVCVVLLLVGAPLAYWIAFSHRRWKFLVEAVVALPLVLPPTVLGYYMLVALGPRSPLGSFAESVLSTRLTFSFPGLVIASVLYSLPFAVQPMANAFGSVDPRLLDAAAVLGASRWRRFRTITLPLAKAGVVTGAVLSFAHTLGEFGVVLMVGGNIPGVTQTISIAIYDEVQALDYAVAARTSALLLIFSFVTLALVYALNRRSSLWWSSARNA
- a CDS encoding ATP-binding cassette domain-containing protein gives rise to the protein MVERAERLNVLTAEIRLKLSSSFQLDCAFEVPPGFSVLFGPSGAGKTSVLDCIAGIKTPDAGKIAIDGNAMFDSSQDLNLWPSQRRLAYVFQSLALFPHLSVSENVAYGLRHEPKNAATERSRKMLAQFGIEQLQARRPGDLSGGERQRVALARSLVTDPRVLLLDEPLAALDRTTRKKIVDDLRGWNAAQKVPILYVTHSVREALALGERVLVMEHGRVVASGAPSELLNPEDWD